In one window of Borrelia anserina Es DNA:
- the rpmB gene encoding 50S ribosomal protein L28, with protein sequence MGRECEITGKKTMFGNNVPRKGLAKKKGGAGQHIGVKTKRTFKVNLINKKFFVPELRKSVNIRISASALRSISKVGLSVFLKKNYKKIEDFM encoded by the coding sequence ATGGGAAGAGAATGTGAAATAACAGGTAAAAAGACGATGTTTGGAAACAATGTTCCAAGAAAAGGACTTGCTAAAAAAAAGGGTGGAGCAGGACAGCACATTGGTGTGAAGACCAAGAGAACTTTTAAGGTAAATTTAATCAATAAAAAATTTTTTGTTCCTGAGCTTAGAAAAAGCGTTAACATTAGGATTTCTGCGAGTGCCTTAAGAAGTATTTCAAAGGTAGGTCTTAGTGTTTTTTTGAAGAAAAATTATA